Proteins encoded by one window of Porphyrobacter sp. YT40:
- a CDS encoding alpha/beta hydrolase, whose product MNEDRLLLPGADGLTLVASTFGPANGFPVLLAHGGGQTRRAWRKVAGRLGRAGYRAIALDLRGHGESPWSPTGSYDVHDFGRDLVAVAQSFERNPALIGASLGGLAGLVAEGTIAPGTFASLTLVDITPQMEANGVARVLGFMAQHAREGFESPEHASASIAAYLPHRERRQSSSGLKSYLRKARDGRYYWHWDPAFVENVTRRRTITDDASAGSTELVQAASALSLPVHLVRGGSSDLVSPEGAAEFRKLVPHAKFSDIAGASHMVAGDENDAFGDAVQRFLLETHPVKL is encoded by the coding sequence GTGAACGAGGATCGCCTGTTGCTTCCTGGTGCCGACGGCCTGACGCTTGTAGCAAGTACATTCGGACCGGCTAACGGTTTCCCTGTGCTTCTGGCTCATGGAGGCGGACAGACACGGCGCGCCTGGAGAAAAGTCGCCGGTCGCCTGGGCCGGGCTGGATACCGGGCGATTGCCCTCGATCTCAGAGGGCATGGTGAAAGTCCTTGGTCCCCGACCGGCTCTTATGATGTGCACGATTTCGGTCGGGATCTCGTTGCAGTTGCGCAGAGTTTCGAGCGCAATCCGGCGCTGATTGGTGCGTCGCTGGGAGGATTGGCGGGCCTTGTGGCCGAGGGCACGATCGCGCCCGGCACGTTCGCCTCGCTAACCCTCGTAGACATTACGCCGCAAATGGAAGCGAACGGGGTCGCGCGGGTCCTCGGCTTCATGGCGCAGCACGCCCGAGAAGGGTTCGAATCGCCCGAGCACGCTTCCGCTTCAATCGCAGCATATCTGCCGCACCGCGAGAGACGGCAAAGTTCCTCGGGATTGAAGAGTTACCTTCGAAAGGCACGGGACGGGCGGTATTATTGGCACTGGGATCCGGCATTCGTCGAGAACGTTACGCGCCGACGCACCATTACCGACGACGCTTCCGCCGGGTCGACCGAGCTTGTTCAGGCTGCGTCGGCGCTGTCGCTCCCGGTCCATCTCGTGCGCGGTGGATCTAGCGACCTTGTTTCTCCCGAAGGCGCCGCTGAATTCCGGAAACTGGTTCCCCATGCAAAATTCAGCGATATCGCTGGTGCGTCGCATATGGTTGCGGGCGACGAGAACGATGCGTT
- a CDS encoding DHA2 family efflux MFS transporter permease subunit: MAGASAAVAPPVEKADATAWIAVAAGALGAMLATLDISIVNSALPTIQGEIGATGTEGTWIATAFLVAEIIIIPLSAWLERLLGLRTLLIVAVSAFTAFSVLCGIATDLTTMIIGRTGQGFMGGALIPTAMTIVAKRLPPSQQPIGMALFGMTVVLGPVMGPLVGGWLTENLSWHYAFFVNVPVCALLLALLFIGLPHEKPDWVYLREADWAGIVGMILGLGGLTVVLEEGHREEWFESTLIVQLTLMTIVGFALLTYGQLYARKPVLKLRLMLSRQFASVVVMALALGMVMYGSTYVIPQFLAIISDYNALQTGFVIFWMGVPAFLLMPVLPFMIRRTHIRIAVGVGMFIMALSCFVSINLTAASGGGVFTESQFLRGIGMILTMMFLNQATVASVAKEDAGDASGIFNAARNLGGSFALAGLASFQDQRLWHHSRRMEETLNANSPRLQEYLGGMTASLGSPQAALEMLSGIIQRDAFVMTYNDVFFAMGAITLATVPLVLFLKPLPKNVSLSMH, encoded by the coding sequence ATGGCAGGTGCCTCTGCTGCGGTTGCTCCGCCGGTCGAGAAGGCCGATGCCACGGCCTGGATCGCCGTAGCCGCCGGTGCACTCGGCGCGATGCTGGCAACGCTCGACATCTCGATCGTCAATTCCGCGCTGCCGACGATACAGGGAGAAATCGGCGCGACCGGAACCGAGGGCACGTGGATTGCGACAGCTTTCCTTGTAGCCGAAATCATCATCATCCCTCTGAGTGCATGGCTGGAAAGACTGCTCGGCCTTCGAACTCTGCTCATCGTCGCCGTTTCCGCATTTACGGCCTTTTCGGTGTTGTGCGGCATTGCCACCGATTTGACGACCATGATCATCGGCCGCACCGGTCAAGGATTCATGGGAGGCGCGCTGATTCCAACCGCCATGACCATCGTGGCGAAGCGGCTGCCTCCATCGCAGCAACCCATCGGAATGGCCCTGTTCGGGATGACGGTGGTCCTTGGTCCGGTCATGGGGCCGCTCGTCGGGGGCTGGCTTACGGAGAACCTTAGCTGGCACTACGCCTTCTTCGTCAACGTGCCCGTCTGCGCCTTGCTCCTGGCTCTGCTCTTCATCGGGCTGCCCCACGAAAAACCTGACTGGGTCTATCTGCGCGAGGCGGACTGGGCAGGCATCGTAGGCATGATCCTTGGTCTGGGGGGGCTGACCGTCGTTCTGGAAGAGGGTCACCGCGAGGAATGGTTCGAATCCACCCTGATCGTGCAGCTCACGTTGATGACGATCGTCGGCTTCGCGCTTCTGACTTACGGACAGCTGTATGCGCGCAAGCCAGTGCTCAAATTGCGCCTGATGCTCAGCAGGCAGTTTGCCAGCGTCGTGGTCATGGCGCTGGCACTCGGCATGGTCATGTATGGCTCGACCTACGTGATCCCGCAATTCCTTGCGATAATCTCCGACTACAATGCCTTGCAGACTGGGTTTGTAATCTTCTGGATGGGTGTTCCGGCCTTCCTGCTGATGCCTGTGCTGCCCTTCATGATACGAAGGACTCACATCCGGATTGCGGTCGGCGTGGGCATGTTCATCATGGCGCTAAGCTGCTTCGTCAGCATCAATCTGACAGCGGCATCGGGAGGTGGAGTGTTCACCGAAAGCCAATTCCTGCGAGGCATCGGCATGATCCTCACGATGATGTTCCTCAATCAGGCGACGGTAGCTTCGGTTGCCAAGGAGGATGCCGGCGATGCTTCCGGGATTTTCAACGCTGCGCGAAACCTCGGCGGTTCGTTCGCGCTCGCGGGGCTTGCCTCGTTCCAGGATCAGCGCCTGTGGCATCATAGTCGGCGCATGGAAGAAACCCTCAACGCCAACAGCCCCCGGCTACAGGAATACCTGGGCGGCATGACGGCGTCGCTGGGCAGCCCACAGGCCGCGCTGGAGATGCTTTCTGGCATCATTCAGCGCGATGCGTTCGTAATGACCTACAACGATGTGTTTTTCGCCATGGGCGCGATTACCCTGGCCACCGTGCCGCTGGTACTGTTCCTCAAGCCTCTCCCGAAGAACGTATCCCTTTCGATGCACTGA
- a CDS encoding MarR family transcriptional regulator: protein MTEDEDTLALDDVITDDDRAIFMMDEISRAARKAFDDRAQPLGLNRTQWRVLAQLIKDPALNQTDLARRLELESATIGLAVTALTQKGFIERRRDPTDGRSWSLGLTRRVEEILPDLRRAADATHLRIWSGMTPQQKSSLHSLLEMVSENVRRDAL from the coding sequence ATGACGGAAGACGAGGACACTCTCGCACTCGACGATGTCATCACCGACGATGATCGAGCGATCTTCATGATGGACGAGATCAGCCGCGCCGCGCGCAAGGCATTCGATGACCGAGCACAGCCGCTGGGCCTCAATCGTACGCAGTGGCGCGTGCTGGCGCAGCTCATCAAAGATCCTGCCCTGAACCAGACCGACCTCGCCAGGCGTCTCGAACTTGAATCCGCGACCATTGGCCTCGCGGTCACCGCCTTGACTCAGAAAGGCTTCATCGAGCGCCGCCGTGACCCGACAGACGGGCGGTCGTGGAGCCTCGGCCTGACCAGACGGGTTGAGGAAATACTCCCTGACCTCAGACGGGCGGCAGACGCGACCCACCTGAGGATATGGAGCGGAATGACGCCGCAACAGAAGAGTAGCTTGCACTCGCTTCTGGAGATGGTCAGCGAAAACGTAAGGCGCGATGCTCTCTGA
- a CDS encoding AarF/UbiB family protein, with product MADVTPSRMSDRKRLAQVIAILGRHGLGGIVSALGSARSQTNTHPTRPEALVEALRELGPVATKLGQILAMRSDLLGPDWTAALSQLHDRVPGVPFERIEAPLAQALGEDSGQYFRELDREPIAAGSIAQVHAGIRSDGVAVIVKIRRPEIESVVDADMRLLRRIARLAQRASPLVERQRPDELLRFFAESLDREMDLGAEARASAEIGSYLARFGIETAHFDNEVSGRSLNVQERVDAIPATDLATLRDAGVDFTSVARGYARAVLSMIIFNGRFHADPHPGNVLIRPDGTLVFIDFGAVGTLLPERRDELVRLSLAIAGEDIDDLVDVLLQWAGNPAVDREALKASLNQLVGKFRNTLLDQIDLSGIFADVFELLRTYQLALPGDLALMLRTLLTAEGFVRRLDPRFDITSELAPIGKQLLMERASLANLRGNARRTASTLIRALLGTPEIVENLASIARRGQLPIRLDPQDLARLEKSTGVAPMRSSDLIAAALIVSAAILTDLSIIAAIGCALAALAFFFLARRPRS from the coding sequence ATGGCAGACGTGACGCCTTCGCGCATGAGTGACCGGAAGCGGCTTGCGCAGGTCATAGCAATACTCGGCCGCCACGGGCTGGGCGGCATCGTTTCCGCGTTGGGATCAGCCCGATCTCAAACCAATACACATCCGACGCGCCCGGAAGCCCTGGTCGAGGCACTGCGCGAACTGGGACCGGTCGCGACCAAGCTTGGCCAGATCCTCGCGATGCGAAGCGATCTCTTGGGGCCGGATTGGACGGCGGCGCTTTCGCAGTTGCACGATCGCGTTCCGGGCGTACCGTTCGAGCGTATCGAGGCTCCGCTTGCCCAGGCGCTCGGGGAAGACTCCGGTCAGTATTTCCGTGAGTTGGATCGGGAGCCGATCGCGGCCGGCTCTATAGCGCAGGTGCACGCAGGAATACGGAGCGACGGCGTTGCGGTCATCGTCAAGATCCGGCGGCCAGAGATCGAAAGCGTCGTGGATGCCGACATGCGTTTACTGCGGCGCATTGCCCGATTGGCACAACGCGCCAGTCCCCTTGTCGAAAGACAGAGGCCCGATGAGCTGTTGCGGTTCTTCGCCGAAAGCCTCGATCGTGAGATGGATCTGGGTGCTGAAGCACGCGCGAGTGCGGAGATCGGCAGCTATCTTGCACGGTTCGGGATCGAGACAGCCCACTTCGACAACGAGGTGAGCGGGCGCAGTCTCAATGTCCAGGAGCGGGTCGACGCGATCCCGGCGACCGACTTGGCCACACTGAGGGACGCCGGCGTGGATTTTACGTCCGTCGCGCGCGGCTATGCACGCGCGGTGCTGAGCATGATAATCTTCAACGGTCGCTTCCACGCCGATCCGCATCCGGGCAATGTGCTGATCCGCCCCGACGGGACCTTGGTATTCATCGACTTTGGCGCGGTGGGCACTCTGCTGCCAGAGCGGCGGGACGAACTGGTGCGCCTGTCACTGGCGATCGCCGGAGAAGATATCGACGATCTGGTCGACGTTCTCCTTCAGTGGGCAGGCAATCCGGCGGTCGATCGTGAGGCGCTGAAGGCATCGCTTAATCAATTGGTCGGCAAGTTTCGCAACACGCTTCTCGACCAGATCGACCTGTCTGGCATTTTCGCCGATGTATTCGAGCTTCTGCGGACTTACCAACTGGCCCTACCCGGCGACCTCGCCTTGATGCTGCGCACGCTGCTCACCGCCGAGGGGTTCGTACGCCGTCTTGACCCGCGCTTCGACATAACATCCGAACTTGCTCCGATCGGCAAACAACTGCTGATGGAGCGCGCCAGCCTGGCAAACTTGCGCGGAAATGCCCGGCGGACAGCATCGACGCTGATACGCGCGCTTCTCGGCACCCCGGAGATCGTCGAGAACCTGGCGTCGATCGCTCGCCGCGGACAGCTGCCGATCCGGTTGGATCCTCAGGATCTTGCGCGACTGGAAAAGTCGACAGGTGTGGCGCCCATGCGTTCCAGCGACCTGATCGCGGCAGCGCTCATCGTGTCGGCAGCTATTCTGACAGACCTATCGATAATTGCAGCCATTGGCTGCGCCTTGGCGGCGCTGGCATTCTTCTTTCTTGCCCGGAGGCCGCGCTCGTGA